A DNA window from Camelina sativa cultivar DH55 chromosome 17, Cs, whole genome shotgun sequence contains the following coding sequences:
- the LOC104755567 gene encoding glyceraldehyde-3-phosphate dehydrogenase A, chloroplastic isoform X2 has translation MVVRTLLLMLLSLTTLVVSNKHRISSNTTQLLESLTLMSNLQEMLLSLLMERSFRLYLIVTHLTSPGGKELGIDLVIEGTGVFVDRDGAGKHIQAGAKKVLITAPGKGDIPTYVVGVNAELYSHEDTIISNASCTTNCLAPFVKVLDQKFGIIKGTMTTTHSYTGDQRLLDASHRDLRRARAAALNIVPTSTGAAKAVALVLPNLKGKLNGIALRVPTPNVSVVDLVVQVSKKTFAEEVNAAFRDAAEKELKGILDVCDEPLVSVDFRCSDVSSTIDSSLTMVMGDDMVKVIAWYDNEWGYSQRVVDLADIVANNWK, from the exons ATGGTCGTAAGGACTCTCCTCTTGATGTTGTTGTCATTAACGACACTGGTGGTGTCAAACAAGCATCGCATCTCCTCAAATACGACTCAACTCTTGGAATCTTTGACGCTGATGTCAAACCTTCAGGAGATGCTGCTCTCTCTGTTGATGGAAAGATCATTCAGATTGTATCTGATCGTAACCCATCTAACCTCCCCTGGGGGTAA GGAACTAGGCATTGACTTGGTCATAGAAGGAACCGGAGTGTTTGTTGACAGAGATGGTGCTGGAAAGCACATTCAGGCTGGAGCCAAGAAGGTTCTAATCACTGCACCTGGAAAAGGTGATATCCCAACTTATGTCGTTGGTGTCAATGCTGAACTTTACAGCCATGAGGATACAATCATCAGCAATGCGTCTTGTACTACAAACTGTCTCGCTCCATTCGTCAAGGTTCTTGACCAGAAGTTCG GGATCATAAAAGGTACAATGACAACTACTCACTCATACACTGGCGACCAAAGGTTGTTAGATGCTAGCCACCGTGATCTAAGGAGAGCAAGAGCAGCAGCTTTGAACATTGTTCCAACATCAACAGGAGCAGCCAAAGCCGTGGCTCTTGTGCTCCCTAACCTCAAAGGAAAGCTCAACGGAATCGCATTGCGTGTGCCAACTCCAAATGTCTCAGTGGTTGACTTAGTCGTGCAGGTCTCCAAGAAGACTTTTGCTGAAGAAGTCAATGCTGCTTTCAGAGATGCAGCTGAGAAAGAGCTCAAAGGTATCCTCGACGTCTGTGATGAGCCTCTTGTCTCTGTTGACTTCAGGTGCTCTGATGTATCCTCCACTATTGATTCTTCTCTTACAATGGTTATGGGAGATGATATGGTTAAAGTGATTGCTTGGTATGATAATGAATGGGGTTACTCGCAGAGAGTCGTTGATTTGGCTGACATTGTTGCCAATAACTGGAAGTGA